A single window of Enterobacteriaceae bacterium ESL0689 DNA harbors:
- a CDS encoding YbaB/EbfC family nucleoid-associated protein produces the protein MFGGKGGLGDLMKQAQKMQEKMQKMQEEIAQLEVTGESGAGMVKVTINGAHNCRRVEIAPALLEDDKEMLEDLIAAAFNDAARRIEEVQKEKMASVSSGIPLPPGFKMPF, from the coding sequence ATGTTTGGTGGAAAAGGTGGACTGGGTGATCTGATGAAACAGGCCCAGAAAATGCAGGAAAAGATGCAGAAAATGCAGGAAGAGATCGCACAACTGGAAGTGACCGGCGAATCGGGTGCTGGTATGGTAAAAGTCACCATAAATGGCGCTCATAATTGCCGCCGGGTGGAAATTGCGCCAGCGTTACTGGAAGACGATAAAGAGATGCTGGAAGATCTTATTGCGGCGGCATTCAATGATGCGGCACGGCGTATTGAAGAGGTTCAGAAAGAAAAAATGGCGTCAGTTTCTTCCGGTATTCCGTTACCACCTGGCTTTAAGATGCCGTTCTGA
- the recR gene encoding recombination mediator RecR, which produces MQTSPLLTQLMEALRCLPGVGPRSAQRMAFTLLQRDRSGGMRLAQSLTRAMAEIGHCADCRTFTEQELCNICSNPRRGENGQICVVESPADIYAIEQTGQFSGRYFVLMGHLSPLDGIGPEDIGLGRLEQRLRDEAIREVILATNPTVEGEATASYIAELCAQYNVEASRIAHGVPVGGELEMVDGTTLSHSLAGRHKIRF; this is translated from the coding sequence ATGCAAACCAGCCCGTTGTTAACTCAGCTTATGGAGGCTTTGCGCTGTCTGCCGGGCGTCGGTCCGAGATCAGCCCAGCGGATGGCGTTTACACTACTGCAGCGTGATCGTAGCGGCGGGATGCGGCTGGCTCAGTCCCTGACACGCGCGATGGCTGAAATTGGTCATTGTGCGGATTGTCGTACTTTCACTGAGCAGGAGTTATGCAATATTTGCAGCAATCCACGCCGTGGTGAAAATGGCCAGATCTGTGTAGTAGAAAGCCCGGCTGATATTTATGCCATTGAGCAGACTGGACAATTTTCCGGTCGCTATTTTGTCCTGATGGGGCATTTATCACCGCTGGACGGGATCGGGCCGGAAGATATTGGCCTGGGCCGACTGGAACAACGGCTGCGTGATGAAGCTATCAGGGAAGTTATCCTCGCGACCAATCCGACAGTAGAAGGCGAGGCGACGGCCAGCTATATCGCCGAACTTTGTGCACAGTATAACGTGGAAGCGAGCCGTATCGCGCACGGTGTACCGGTAGGGGGAGAACTGGAGATGGTTGATGGTACGACGCTCTCACACTCCCTGGCTGGAAGACATAAAATTCGCTTTTAA